From Spartinivicinus ruber, the proteins below share one genomic window:
- the trpD gene encoding anthranilate phosphoribosyltransferase: MDIKQAIATVIDHRDLSTEEMVLVMRQIMTGQATDAQIAAFLVGLRMKSESIDEITGAAQVMRELVSPVEIEVENLVDTCGTGGDGANIFNVSTAAAFVVAAAGGHVAKHGNRSVSGKSGSADLLEAAGIQLELTSEQIARAVEHVGLGFMFAPLHHGAMKYAIGPRKEMGVRTLFNMLGPMTNPAKVTRQVIGVFSKPLAKHMASVMKRLGSEHVMVVHSADGLDEISIANQTYVAELKNGEVEEYTIKPEDFGINSQSLIGLEVAGPEESYALIQDALGKQKGPNAGKAADIIALNAGAAIYVSGLADYLAEGVKDAQDAIYSGLAKEKMAELASFTRYATQKDDE; this comes from the coding sequence ATGGATATTAAGCAAGCAATAGCGACGGTGATTGATCATCGTGATTTAAGTACCGAAGAGATGGTCTTGGTCATGCGGCAAATCATGACTGGGCAGGCAACTGATGCGCAAATTGCCGCCTTTTTGGTGGGGCTGCGCATGAAAAGCGAAAGCATAGATGAAATTACTGGAGCCGCTCAGGTTATGCGAGAGCTGGTCTCTCCTGTTGAGATTGAGGTAGAAAATTTAGTTGACACCTGTGGCACAGGTGGTGACGGCGCTAATATCTTTAATGTGTCTACTGCAGCTGCTTTTGTGGTTGCTGCAGCAGGTGGTCATGTAGCTAAGCATGGCAATCGCTCGGTTTCAGGTAAATCAGGTAGTGCTGATTTGCTGGAGGCTGCGGGAATTCAGTTAGAGCTGACCAGTGAGCAAATTGCTCGTGCTGTTGAGCATGTTGGCCTTGGCTTTATGTTTGCCCCTTTACATCACGGTGCTATGAAGTATGCGATTGGTCCACGAAAAGAAATGGGGGTTCGCACCCTGTTTAATATGCTAGGGCCAATGACCAATCCTGCTAAAGTGACGCGGCAGGTAATCGGGGTATTTAGCAAACCCCTGGCTAAACATATGGCCAGTGTGATGAAACGTTTGGGAAGCGAGCATGTAATGGTAGTGCATTCGGCTGATGGCTTGGACGAAATTTCAATTGCTAATCAAACTTATGTAGCTGAACTAAAAAATGGTGAAGTGGAGGAATATACGATTAAGCCTGAAGACTTTGGGATTAACAGCCAAAGCTTGATTGGCTTGGAAGTGGCTGGCCCAGAAGAAAGCTATGCACTGATTCAGGATGCATTGGGTAAGCAAAAAGGCCCTAATGCTGGCAAGGCAGCAGATATTATTGCATTAAATGCAGGTGCTGCTATTTATGTTTCAGGCTTGGCGGATTACTTAGCTGAAGGAGTGAAGGATGCGCAAGACGCTATTTACAGTGGCCTAGCTAAAGAAAAAATGGCTGAGCTTGCAAGCTTCACCCGTTATGCAACCCAGAAGGATGATGAGTAA
- the trpC gene encoding indole-3-glycerol phosphate synthase TrpC — protein sequence MNTPTVLKKILARKAEEVSERLQKKSLEQLIELAGDASECRGFKAAIEAKVKAKQPAVIAEIKKASPSKGVLRENFSPSAIATSYQQGGATCLSVLTDQDFFQGHDSYLQQAKAACDLPVLRKDFIIDPYQVYEARWLGADCILLIVSALNNEQLEGLNRLAQKLGLDVLVEVHDADELARALQLSGEFLLGINNRNLHTFDVSLDTTFELLKQLSADRLVVTESGIHTVNDVKAMLDHNVYAFLVGETFMRADEPGEQLKKLFS from the coding sequence ATGAATACACCGACTGTGTTAAAAAAAATCCTTGCTCGTAAAGCTGAGGAGGTTTCAGAACGTTTGCAAAAGAAGTCACTTGAGCAGTTAATCGAGCTGGCTGGTGATGCTTCAGAGTGTCGTGGTTTCAAAGCGGCTATTGAAGCAAAAGTGAAGGCTAAACAGCCAGCAGTGATTGCGGAGATCAAAAAAGCATCTCCTAGTAAAGGGGTTTTGCGAGAGAACTTTAGCCCATCAGCCATTGCAACAAGCTATCAGCAAGGTGGGGCTACTTGTTTATCGGTATTAACTGACCAGGATTTTTTTCAGGGCCACGATAGCTATTTACAACAAGCAAAAGCTGCTTGTGATCTACCGGTATTGCGGAAAGATTTTATCATTGATCCCTATCAGGTTTATGAAGCTCGCTGGCTCGGGGCAGACTGTATTTTACTGATTGTGTCAGCACTTAATAATGAACAGCTTGAGGGGCTCAATCGGCTTGCGCAAAAGCTGGGCTTAGATGTGCTGGTGGAAGTGCATGATGCAGATGAACTAGCAAGAGCGCTACAGCTGTCTGGAGAGTTTTTGTTGGGGATTAATAACCGTAACTTGCATACATTTGATGTCAGCTTAGATACTACTTTTGAACTGTTAAAACAGTTGTCAGCTGATCGCTTGGTTGTTACAGAAAGCGGTATTCACACAGTTAATGATGTTAAAGCCATGCTGGATCACAATGTCTATGCATTTTTGGTTGGTGAGACGTTTATGCGTGCTGATGAGCCTGGAGAGCAGTTAAAAAAATTATTTAGTTAG
- the crp gene encoding cAMP-activated global transcriptional regulator CRP gives MVAITPTPKIKDLDKFLSLCHRRRYSAKSTIIYAGDSSDSLYYIVKGSVTILIEDDDGRDIIIAYLNEGDFFGEMGLFLDEKDSSRSAWVRAKTECEVAEISYSKFREYCDDDPEMLFAIGKQIASRLRNTTRKVGDLAFLDVTGRVARTLLDLCKEPDAMTHPDGMQIKITRQEIGRIVGCSREMVGRVLKTLEEQGLVSVKGKTMVVYGTR, from the coding sequence ATGGTTGCAATTACCCCAACACCAAAGATTAAAGATTTAGACAAGTTTCTTTCACTATGCCACCGTCGGCGTTACAGTGCGAAAAGCACTATTATTTACGCAGGTGACAGTAGTGATTCTTTATACTACATCGTTAAAGGCTCAGTCACTATCCTCATTGAGGATGATGATGGTCGGGATATTATTATTGCCTACCTCAATGAAGGAGACTTCTTTGGCGAGATGGGCTTATTCCTTGACGAAAAAGATAGCTCACGAAGCGCCTGGGTTAGAGCTAAAACAGAGTGTGAAGTCGCAGAAATCAGTTACAGCAAATTCCGCGAATACTGCGATGATGACCCAGAAATGCTGTTTGCTATTGGTAAGCAAATCGCTAGCCGCCTCAGAAATACCACTCGTAAAGTGGGCGACTTAGCTTTCTTGGATGTAACTGGACGCGTTGCTCGCACTTTACTTGACTTATGTAAAGAACCTGATGCGATGACTCACCCAGACGGCATGCAAATCAAAATTACTCGCCAAGAAATTGGTCGTATCGTCGGCTGTTCTCGAGAAATGGTTGGCCGAGTATTAAAAACTCTCGAAGAGCAAGGCTTAGTGTCAGTAAAAGGAAAGACAATGGTGGTCTACGGCACCCGTTAG